In Aegilops tauschii subsp. strangulata cultivar AL8/78 chromosome 3, Aet v6.0, whole genome shotgun sequence, one genomic interval encodes:
- the LOC109732331 gene encoding disease resistance protein BAK6 — MAALTGAALLLASLLALAAITSGNTEGDILYSQRQAWKDPNNVLQSWDPTLVNPCTWYHVTCNNVNSVIRVDLGNAGLSGALVPGLGRMVNLQYLELFGNNISGPIPATLGNLTRLVSLDLYDNRLTGAIPASLGNIETLRFLRLHGNKLAGGIPASLGRLKKLQALELQENMLSGTVPREVLSLVLVGDLTELNVAKNSLAGTVKSSKPRVATVIQDTLKTTRLHAEQH, encoded by the exons ATGGCGGCTTTGACCGGGGCAGCGCTCCTCCTCGCCAGCCTCCTTGCTCTCGCAGCCATCACCAGCGGCAACACCGAAGGTGACATCCTCTACTCGCAAAGGCAGGCGTGGAAGGACCCCAACAACGTGCTGCAGAGCTGGGATCCGACGCTTGTCAACCCCTGCACTTGGTACCATGTCACCTGCAACAACGTTAACTCCGTCATCCGAGT GGACTTGGGGAATGCAGGCCTCTCAGGCGCCCTGGTTCCTGGACTGGGACGAATGGTGAACCTTCAGTACCT GGAGCTGTTTGGGAACAACATCAGTGGACCGATTCCAGCAACCCTCGGCAACCTGACACGCCTGGTCAGCCTTGATCTCTATGACAACCGTCTCACCGGCGCGATACCAGCCTCGCTCGGGAACATCGAGACGCTGCGTTTCCT GAGGCTGCATGGGAACAAGCTTGCAGGTGGAATACCGGCGTCGTTGGGCCGTCTGAAGAAGCTTCAGGCCTTGGAGCTCCAGGAAAACATGCTGAGCGGCACGGTGCCGCGGGAGGTTCTCTCCCTTGTTCTTGTCGGGGACTTGACTGAGCT TAACGTTGCAAAGAACAGTCTGGCCGGCACTGTCAAATCTTCTAAACCAAGAG TAGCTACTGTCATCCAGGACACGCTCAAGACTACACGTCTACACGCTGAGCAGCACTGA
- the LOC109732336 gene encoding uncharacterized protein, whose amino-acid sequence MTERPVTAVTRTDRCGRTAPARALIKWSPSLSLCSPARTHSSALTLTLSLLSSLLFDAGGDLRCGSSTAAMPSWNDGDTSSEDECDITSMDMALWETPDTTVEPLFCGQLELSEPTCMMHHMRPIKCVAFEGTLTGRRFYGCPVQQE is encoded by the exons ATGACGGAGAGGCCGGTAACGGCCGTTACTCGGACCGACCGGTGCGGTCGGACCGCACCCGCTCGTGCGCTCATTAAGTGGTCTCCCTCCCTCTCACTGTGCTCCCCTGCCCGCACTCATTCCTCTGCTCTCACTCTCACTCTCTCGCTCCTCTCCTCTCTGCTCTTCGACGCCGGCGGCGACTTGCGCTGTGGAAGCTCCACCGCCGCCATGCCTTCCTGGAATGACGGGGATACAAGCTCAGAGGATGAGTGCGACATCACAAGCATGGACATGGCTCTTTGG GAGACCCCTGACACCACCGTGGAGCCTCTTTTCTGTGGCCAGCTGGAGCTTTCTGAACCCACCTGCATGATGCACCACATGAGGCCAATTAAGTGTGTGGCCTTTGAAGGAACCTTAACTGGAAGGCGTTTCTATGGTTGTCCAGTGCAGCAGGAATAG